From Sporichthya brevicatena, the proteins below share one genomic window:
- a CDS encoding penicillin-binding protein 2 — protein sequence MTGRREPPARRGAPARKPAARQPARRPAPRTPSASKPARKPPRGPRRPPRRGTKLGNPGRRLQAALLCLSLVVALLIGRLLQVQGFEASSYAAVAQNERLRTVAIPATRGVIFDRDGDVLARSVEARTVTADPTLIPDPRAYAHVLAPKLGVDEEWLAGRLGDRPRRYVVLARNIDPDRWRDIAATLDPGTGKPVMGIFAEVTSKRVYPADTLAANILGFLNASGQAGGGIEREFDALLSGVDGEQTYERSSNGGKIATAGIRNREPVSGQDLQLTIDRDIQYAAQQAIAAKVRETRAQSGTVIVQDVKTGEILAMATAPTFNPNNPGKGSDDNRGNRALSQIYEPGSIMKALTMAALIEQGVVKPTDKFTVPGELRRAGHVLHDSDPHGTERWTLAGILAKSSNIGTVLAADKLDAQILHDYFKAFGVAEPTGLQFPGESRGLLPKAEKWVGTTRYTIPFGQGFSMNTVQAASVYQTIANGGVRIAPTLVRSWTDADGVTHTPQPPEARPVVSAATASTVAKMLEQVTAPGGTAPHVKIDGYRIAGKTGTAQFADSECKCYRGYTASFAGFAPADDPRIVVSVTLQKPVRGHYGGMLGGPVFLDVMTFTLRTMGIRPTGTKPARLPLTW from the coding sequence GCCGTCGGGAACCTCCGGCCCGTCGAGGCGCACCGGCGCGCAAGCCCGCCGCCCGTCAGCCCGCGCGCAGACCCGCACCCCGCACGCCGTCCGCGAGCAAGCCCGCCCGCAAGCCGCCGCGTGGTCCGCGGCGGCCCCCGCGCCGCGGGACCAAGCTGGGCAACCCCGGCCGTCGGCTGCAGGCCGCGCTGCTGTGCCTGTCGCTCGTGGTCGCGCTGCTGATCGGCCGACTGCTCCAGGTCCAGGGGTTCGAGGCGAGCAGCTACGCCGCGGTGGCACAGAACGAGCGCCTGCGGACGGTCGCCATCCCCGCGACCCGGGGTGTGATCTTCGACCGTGACGGCGACGTGCTCGCGCGCTCGGTGGAGGCCCGGACGGTCACCGCCGACCCGACGCTGATCCCCGACCCCCGCGCCTACGCACACGTGCTCGCGCCCAAGCTCGGTGTCGACGAGGAGTGGCTCGCGGGCCGGCTCGGCGACCGCCCGCGCCGCTACGTCGTGCTGGCCCGCAACATCGACCCGGACCGGTGGCGGGACATCGCCGCGACCCTCGACCCCGGCACCGGCAAGCCCGTGATGGGGATCTTCGCCGAGGTCACCAGCAAGCGCGTCTACCCGGCGGACACCCTGGCCGCGAACATTCTCGGCTTCCTCAACGCCTCCGGTCAGGCCGGCGGCGGCATCGAGCGCGAGTTCGACGCCCTGCTCTCCGGTGTCGACGGCGAACAGACCTACGAGCGCAGCAGCAACGGCGGGAAGATCGCGACCGCGGGCATCCGCAACCGCGAGCCCGTCTCCGGCCAGGACCTGCAGCTCACGATCGACCGCGACATCCAGTACGCCGCCCAGCAGGCCATCGCCGCCAAGGTGCGGGAGACGCGTGCCCAGAGCGGCACGGTGATCGTCCAGGACGTGAAGACCGGCGAGATTCTCGCCATGGCGACCGCGCCGACGTTCAACCCGAACAACCCGGGCAAGGGCTCCGACGACAACCGCGGCAACCGCGCGCTGTCCCAGATCTACGAGCCCGGTTCGATCATGAAGGCGCTGACGATGGCGGCCCTCATCGAGCAGGGCGTCGTCAAACCGACCGACAAGTTCACGGTCCCCGGCGAGCTGCGCCGCGCCGGCCACGTGCTGCACGACTCCGACCCGCACGGCACCGAACGCTGGACGCTCGCGGGCATCCTCGCGAAGTCCTCCAACATCGGCACGGTGCTGGCGGCCGACAAGCTCGACGCCCAGATCCTCCACGACTACTTCAAGGCGTTCGGCGTCGCCGAGCCCACCGGGCTGCAGTTCCCCGGCGAGAGCCGCGGTCTGCTCCCGAAGGCGGAGAAGTGGGTCGGCACGACCCGCTACACGATCCCGTTCGGCCAGGGCTTCTCGATGAACACCGTCCAGGCGGCGTCGGTCTACCAGACCATCGCCAACGGCGGCGTCCGGATCGCGCCGACGCTGGTGCGCTCCTGGACCGACGCCGACGGCGTCACCCACACGCCGCAGCCGCCGGAGGCCCGCCCGGTCGTCAGCGCGGCCACCGCGTCGACGGTGGCGAAGATGCTCGAGCAGGTCACCGCCCCGGGCGGGACCGCGCCGCACGTGAAGATCGACGGCTACCGGATCGCGGGCAAGACCGGCACCGCGCAGTTCGCCGACTCCGAGTGCAAGTGCTACCGCGGCTACACCGCGTCCTTCGCCGGGTTCGCGCCGGCGGACGACCCGCGCATCGTCGTCTCGGTGACGCTGCAGAAGCCCGTCCGCGGTCACTACGGCGGCATGCTCGGCGGTCCGGTGTTCCTCGACGTCATGACGTTCACGCTGCGGACGATGGGCATCCGCCCGACCGGCACCAAACCGGCTCGTCTGCCGCTGACCTGGTGA